Proteins encoded within one genomic window of Streptomyces sp. NBC_01314:
- the glgX gene encoding glycogen debranching protein GlgX — protein MTLRPHRKGVPVWSGHPYPLGASFDGTGTNFALFSEVAERVDLVLVDDGGAHRSVPLTEVDGFVWHGYLPGVGPGQRYGYRVHGPWDPAAGHRCDPAKLLLDPYTRAVDGQTDNHPSLYEPGADSAGHTMLGVVTDPFFDWGDDRPPRRAYADTVIYEAHVRGLTRTHPDVPAELRGTYAGLAHPAVVEHLTSLGVTAIELMPVHQFVQDGVLQDRGLANYWGYNTIGFFAPHNSYAAHGTRGQQVTEFKSMVRALHAAGLEVILDVVYNHTAEGNEKGPTLSFRGLDNGSYYRLVDGDWGHYYDTTGTGNSLLMRHPFVLQLIMDSLRYWVTEMHVDGFRFDLAATLARQFHEVDRLSAFFDLIQQDPVISRVKLIAEPWDLGEGGYQVGNFPPLWSEWNGRYRDAVRDFWRGRPHTLGEFASRLTGSSDLYEHSRRRPRASVNFVTAHDGFTLRDLVSYNDKHNEANGEGNRDGESVNRSWNCGAEGPTKDPRIRALRARQQRNLLATLLLSQGIPMLCHGDESGRTQRGNNNAYCQDNEVSWLDWRPDAERRALLGFTRDLIALRAAHPVLRRRRFFRGDTETRADQPLPDMVWLLPDATEMTDTDWDRSDAHSVAVFLNGDAIAEPDPQGGRVVDDSFLLLLNSHWEPMDFRLPGIAYGERWATLVDTAAEPDGGPDESEHKAGAEITVEARGLVLLSRPSRAG, from the coding sequence GTGACCCTACGGCCGCACAGGAAAGGGGTGCCCGTGTGGAGCGGGCACCCCTACCCGCTGGGCGCGTCCTTCGACGGCACCGGCACCAATTTCGCGCTGTTCAGCGAGGTCGCCGAACGCGTCGACCTGGTCCTCGTGGACGACGGCGGCGCCCACCGCTCCGTCCCGCTCACCGAGGTCGACGGCTTCGTCTGGCACGGCTACCTCCCCGGCGTCGGACCGGGGCAGCGCTACGGCTACCGCGTGCACGGTCCCTGGGACCCCGCCGCCGGCCACCGCTGCGATCCGGCGAAGCTGCTGCTGGACCCGTACACCAGGGCCGTCGACGGGCAGACGGACAACCATCCGTCGCTGTACGAACCGGGTGCCGACAGTGCCGGGCACACCATGCTCGGCGTGGTCACCGACCCGTTCTTCGACTGGGGGGACGACCGTCCGCCCCGGCGCGCGTACGCCGACACCGTCATCTACGAGGCGCACGTCCGCGGCCTCACGCGCACCCACCCCGACGTCCCCGCCGAACTGCGCGGCACCTACGCCGGGTTGGCCCACCCCGCCGTCGTCGAGCACCTCACCTCGCTGGGCGTGACCGCGATCGAGCTGATGCCCGTGCACCAGTTCGTACAGGACGGCGTCCTCCAGGACCGGGGCCTCGCCAACTACTGGGGCTACAACACCATCGGCTTCTTCGCGCCGCACAACTCCTACGCCGCCCACGGCACCCGCGGTCAACAGGTCACCGAGTTCAAGTCGATGGTCAGGGCGCTGCACGCGGCCGGCCTCGAAGTGATCCTCGACGTGGTCTACAACCACACCGCCGAGGGCAACGAGAAGGGCCCCACCCTCTCCTTCCGGGGGCTCGACAACGGCTCGTACTACCGTCTGGTGGACGGCGACTGGGGGCATTACTACGACACCACGGGCACCGGCAACAGCCTGCTGATGCGGCACCCGTTCGTCCTCCAGCTGATCATGGACTCGCTGCGGTACTGGGTCACCGAAATGCATGTCGACGGCTTCCGATTCGACCTCGCGGCCACCCTGGCCCGGCAGTTCCACGAGGTGGACCGTCTCTCCGCCTTCTTCGACCTGATCCAGCAGGACCCCGTGATCAGCCGCGTCAAACTCATCGCCGAACCGTGGGACCTCGGCGAGGGCGGCTACCAGGTCGGCAACTTCCCGCCGCTGTGGTCGGAGTGGAACGGCAGATACCGGGACGCCGTACGGGACTTCTGGCGCGGCCGCCCGCACACCCTCGGCGAGTTCGCCTCCCGCCTGACCGGCTCCTCCGACCTGTACGAGCACAGTCGGCGCCGCCCGCGCGCCAGCGTCAACTTCGTCACCGCGCACGACGGCTTCACCCTGCGCGACCTGGTCTCGTACAACGACAAGCACAACGAGGCCAACGGAGAGGGCAACCGGGACGGCGAGAGCGTCAACCGCTCCTGGAACTGCGGAGCGGAAGGCCCGACCAAGGACCCGCGGATCCGTGCCCTCCGCGCCCGCCAGCAGCGCAACCTCCTGGCCACGCTGCTGTTGTCCCAGGGCATCCCGATGCTCTGCCACGGCGACGAGTCGGGCCGCACCCAGCGCGGCAACAACAACGCCTACTGCCAGGACAACGAGGTCTCCTGGCTCGACTGGCGGCCGGACGCCGAACGCCGCGCGCTGCTGGGGTTCACCCGCGACCTCATCGCCCTGCGCGCCGCCCACCCCGTGCTGCGCCGCCGCCGCTTCTTCCGCGGCGACACGGAGACCCGCGCGGACCAGCCGCTCCCCGACATGGTGTGGCTGCTGCCGGACGCCACGGAGATGACCGACACCGACTGGGACCGCTCCGACGCCCACTCCGTGGCCGTCTTCCTCAACGGCGACGCCATCGCCGAACCCGACCCCCAGGGCGGCCGGGTCGTCGACGACTCCTTCCTGCTCCTGCTGAACAGCCACTGGGAGCCGATGGACTTCCGCCTGCCCGGCATCGCGTACGGCGAACGCTGGGCGACCCTCGTCGACACGGCCGCGGAGCCGGACGGCGGCCCGGACGAGTCCGAGCACAAGGCGGGCGCGGAGATCACCGTCGAGGCCAGGGGGCTGGTGCTGCTGTCGCGGCCTTCCCGGGCCGGCTGA
- a CDS encoding VOC family protein, which translates to MNSDSKFGGAESVVSSHSVFGAPCWVSLTSRDVPATEAFYAAVLGWRWRTAKLGDHFRIALAGGVPVAGIAGVASLWQMAVAWTPYFAVSDADAAASRARERGGTVAVGPLSFPPGRAALLADRHGASFGIWEGALFTDWETWRKAAPAFIRLHTRDAFDAAIFYGEVLEWATERPGCCEVHYEGNEVVLRSEGEVVARITSGALEAAPDPTIRPHWQVHFSVSDVAARVEAAQHHGGTILTHVADEAVLRDPDGAQFTITSRTER; encoded by the coding sequence ATGAACAGCGACAGCAAATTCGGGGGCGCGGAGAGCGTCGTCTCCAGCCATTCCGTCTTCGGGGCCCCCTGCTGGGTGAGCCTCACCAGCCGGGATGTGCCTGCCACGGAAGCCTTCTACGCCGCCGTGCTGGGCTGGCGATGGCGCACGGCGAAGCTCGGCGACCACTTCCGGATCGCGCTGGCGGGCGGGGTGCCCGTCGCCGGGATCGCCGGAGTGGCGTCCCTGTGGCAGATGGCGGTCGCCTGGACCCCCTACTTCGCCGTGTCGGACGCGGACGCGGCGGCGTCCCGGGCCCGGGAGCGCGGCGGCACGGTCGCGGTCGGCCCTCTCTCCTTCCCGCCCGGACGGGCCGCTCTGCTGGCGGACCGCCACGGGGCCTCCTTCGGGATCTGGGAGGGTGCGCTCTTCACCGACTGGGAGACCTGGCGCAAGGCCGCCCCGGCCTTCATCCGGCTCCACACCCGCGACGCGTTCGACGCCGCGATCTTCTACGGCGAGGTCCTGGAGTGGGCCACCGAGAGGCCGGGCTGCTGCGAGGTCCACTACGAGGGCAACGAGGTCGTCCTGCGCAGCGAGGGCGAGGTCGTGGCCCGGATCACCTCCGGCGCGCTGGAAGCCGCGCCCGACCCCACGATCCGGCCGCACTGGCAGGTCCACTTCTCCGTCTCCGACGTGGCGGCCCGCGTCGAGGCCGCCCAGCACCACGGCGGCACGATCCTTACACACGTCGCGGACGAGGCGGTGCTCCGCGACCCGGACGGCGCCCAGTTCACGATCACTTCACGCACCGAACGCTGA
- a CDS encoding LacI family DNA-binding transcriptional regulator, with protein MTMSSTGGRRKPPTIHDVAREAGVSRGTVSRVLNGGHYVSPTAAEAVNAAIRRTGYVVNRHARSLITGRSDSIGFLLTEPQEKLFEDPNFNVLLRGCTQALAAHDIPLLLMVAGTEDERRRITRYITAGHVDGVLLVSSHSGNPVAQELREAGIPLVQCGKPMAPGSKVSYVAADDRDGARDMVRHLLSLGRRRIGVVTGPLDTPGGVDRLAGYKEVLAEAGVGIDERLIVSGDYSRASGEAGTEHLLARAPDLDAVFVASDLMAQGALAALRRAGRRVPEDVSVGGFDDSAAATEAVPALTTIRQPYDRISNEMVRVLLAQIGGEDPAAVILPTELVRREST; from the coding sequence ATGACCATGAGCAGCACGGGGGGCAGGCGCAAACCGCCGACCATTCACGACGTGGCGCGCGAGGCGGGAGTCTCCAGGGGAACCGTCTCACGCGTGCTCAACGGCGGTCACTACGTCAGCCCGACGGCCGCCGAGGCGGTCAACGCCGCGATCCGCAGGACGGGTTATGTCGTGAACCGGCACGCCCGCTCGCTGATCACGGGCCGCTCCGACTCGATCGGCTTCCTGTTGACGGAACCGCAGGAGAAGCTGTTCGAGGACCCCAACTTCAACGTCCTGCTGCGCGGTTGCACCCAGGCGCTGGCCGCGCACGACATCCCGCTGCTGCTGATGGTCGCCGGCACGGAGGACGAGCGGCGCCGGATCACGCGGTACATCACGGCCGGCCACGTCGACGGGGTGCTGCTGGTGTCCAGCCACTCCGGGAACCCGGTCGCCCAGGAACTCCGCGAGGCGGGGATCCCCCTCGTCCAGTGCGGCAAGCCCATGGCGCCCGGCTCCAAGGTGAGTTACGTGGCCGCCGACGACCGGGACGGCGCCCGTGACATGGTGCGCCATCTGCTGTCGCTGGGCCGCCGCCGCATCGGCGTCGTGACCGGCCCGCTGGACACCCCCGGCGGCGTCGACCGTCTCGCCGGCTACAAGGAGGTGCTCGCGGAGGCGGGCGTCGGGATCGACGAGCGTCTCATCGTCTCCGGCGACTACAGCCGGGCCAGCGGCGAGGCGGGCACCGAACACCTGCTGGCGCGGGCTCCCGACCTGGACGCCGTGTTCGTGGCCTCCGACCTGATGGCGCAGGGCGCGCTCGCGGCGCTGCGCCGTGCGGGCCGCCGGGTCCCCGAGGACGTGTCGGTGGGCGGCTTCGACGACTCGGCCGCGGCGACGGAGGCCGTCCCCGCCCTCACCACCATCCGCCAGCCCTACGACCGCATCAGCAACGAGATGGTGCGGGTCCTGCTGGCCCAGATCGGCGGCGAGGACCCGGCGGCGGTGATCCTCCCGACGGAGCTGGTGCGGCGGGAGTCGACGTGA
- a CDS encoding carbohydrate ABC transporter permease, with protein sequence MSSLAVHKTAPAAGTTPGTAQGPPLRRRIALVPTLTLLLGAVYCLLPVAWVLIAATKSGSELFSTFTFLPGSGFGDNLSDLNAYRDGIYWQWMGNSALYAGLGALLSTAVSAVSGYALAIYRFRGRETIFNVLMAGVLMPPVILAIPQYLLMAKADLADSYWSVLLPLILSPYGVYLSRIYAAAAVPSDVVEAGRMDGASEWRIFTRIALPMMVPGLVTVFLFQFVAVWNNFLLPYIMLSDDEKFPITLGLFTLLEQGANTPALYTLVITGALLAVIPLIALFLVIQRFWSLDLLSGAVKS encoded by the coding sequence ATGAGTTCTCTTGCCGTCCACAAGACCGCCCCGGCGGCGGGGACCACTCCCGGCACCGCCCAAGGGCCGCCGCTGCGCCGCCGGATCGCGCTCGTCCCGACGCTCACCCTGCTGCTGGGCGCGGTCTACTGTCTGCTCCCCGTCGCCTGGGTGCTGATCGCGGCCACCAAGTCGGGCAGCGAACTGTTCTCCACGTTCACGTTCCTGCCGGGCAGCGGCTTCGGGGACAACCTGTCCGACCTGAACGCCTACCGCGACGGCATCTACTGGCAGTGGATGGGCAACTCCGCCCTCTACGCCGGCCTCGGCGCCCTCCTGTCGACGGCCGTCTCCGCGGTCAGCGGCTACGCGCTGGCGATCTACCGCTTCAGGGGCCGCGAGACCATCTTCAACGTCCTGATGGCGGGCGTGCTGATGCCACCGGTGATCCTCGCGATCCCGCAGTACCTGCTGATGGCGAAGGCGGACCTGGCGGACAGCTACTGGTCGGTGCTGCTGCCGCTGATCCTCTCCCCGTACGGCGTGTACCTGTCCCGGATCTACGCCGCCGCCGCCGTCCCCTCCGACGTGGTCGAGGCGGGCCGGATGGACGGGGCGAGCGAGTGGCGGATCTTCACGCGGATCGCGCTGCCGATGATGGTGCCGGGTCTGGTGACGGTCTTCCTGTTCCAGTTCGTCGCCGTCTGGAACAACTTCCTGCTGCCGTACATCATGCTCAGCGACGACGAGAAGTTCCCGATCACCCTGGGCCTGTTCACGCTCCTCGAACAGGGCGCGAACACTCCGGCTCTCTACACCCTGGTGATCACGGGTGCGCTGCTCGCGGTGATCCCGCTCATCGCGCTCTTCCTGGTCATCCAGCGGTTCTGGAGCCTCGATCTGCTGTCCGGAGCCGTAAAGTCATGA
- a CDS encoding carbohydrate ABC transporter permease — MTSARRRSYGVKGAPYAFLLPATILFALFFALPIGYAVWLSLHKVQVRGLGLGSGARYEVWAGLENYTDALTDSELLDGALRVLGYGAIVVPVMLGLALVLALMLDSDKVRLAPFTRLAIFLPYAVPGVVAALLWGFLYLPDVSPFYFVLERLGLPQPDLLDGGGLYAALSNIAIWGGTGFNMIVIYTSLQAIPTEVYEAAKLDGATPLQTALRIKIPMVAPSLVLTFFFSIIATLQVFSEPTTLKPLTNSVSTTWSPLMKVYRDAFGEGDIYSAAAGAVIIAMATLILSFGFLRAANSRNKQEAAR; from the coding sequence GTGACCAGCGCACGCCGGAGGTCGTACGGGGTCAAGGGGGCCCCGTACGCCTTCCTCCTCCCCGCGACGATCCTGTTCGCCCTCTTCTTCGCGCTGCCCATCGGCTACGCGGTCTGGCTCAGCCTGCACAAGGTGCAGGTCAGGGGCCTGGGCCTCGGGTCGGGTGCGCGGTACGAAGTCTGGGCGGGTCTGGAGAACTACACCGACGCCCTGACCGACTCCGAACTGCTGGACGGCGCGCTGCGCGTGCTCGGTTACGGCGCGATCGTGGTCCCGGTCATGCTCGGTCTGGCGCTGGTTCTCGCCCTGATGCTGGACAGCGACAAGGTGAGGCTGGCCCCCTTCACCCGGCTGGCGATCTTCCTGCCGTACGCCGTCCCGGGCGTCGTGGCGGCTCTCCTCTGGGGCTTCCTCTACCTCCCGGACGTCAGCCCCTTCTACTTCGTGCTGGAGAGGCTGGGGCTCCCCCAGCCGGACCTGCTGGACGGGGGCGGCCTGTACGCGGCGCTGTCGAACATCGCGATCTGGGGCGGCACCGGCTTCAACATGATCGTCATCTACACCTCGCTGCAGGCGATCCCCACCGAGGTGTACGAGGCGGCGAAGCTGGACGGCGCGACACCGCTGCAGACCGCCCTGCGGATCAAGATCCCGATGGTGGCGCCCTCCCTGGTGCTCACCTTCTTCTTCTCGATCATCGCCACGCTCCAGGTGTTCAGCGAACCGACCACCCTCAAGCCGCTCACCAACTCCGTGTCCACGACGTGGAGTCCGCTGATGAAGGTGTACCGGGACGCCTTCGGCGAGGGCGACATCTACTCGGCGGCCGCCGGCGCGGTGATCATCGCCATGGCCACCCTGATCCTCTCCTTCGGCTTCCTGAGGGCCGCGAACTCCCGGAACAAGCAGGAGGCAGCACGATGA